One genomic region from Egicoccus sp. AB-alg6-2 encodes:
- a CDS encoding alpha/beta fold hydrolase: protein MFADIDGNTLHYVSYGEGPPVVFVHALGGSANSWHGVMQAMKQHHHCVALDLRGHGRSQGRGKFSIEGWAKDVQKLIRHLELPAVTLVGHSLGTLVAQHLAQTSPESCDQLVLVGGISYFQPPTADAYRQRADLVEKDGLDPLVDAWLDGAVSPQSHATHSGMVGLLREQFLRNEPQSYAKSCRALADAPKIRRDEIGQPTLIVTGAHDRSTPLAMAEELKSSIPVSRVKVLPDVGHWSPVESPGAVAAAILEFLT from the coding sequence ATGTTCGCCGACATCGACGGCAACACCCTCCACTACGTCAGCTACGGCGAGGGTCCGCCCGTCGTCTTCGTCCATGCCCTGGGAGGCAGCGCGAACAGCTGGCACGGGGTCATGCAGGCCATGAAGCAGCACCACCACTGCGTGGCACTGGACCTGCGCGGCCACGGCCGTAGCCAGGGTCGTGGGAAGTTCTCGATCGAGGGCTGGGCCAAGGACGTCCAGAAGCTGATCCGCCACCTCGAACTGCCGGCGGTCACGCTGGTCGGGCACTCGCTCGGCACGCTCGTCGCCCAGCACCTGGCCCAGACCAGCCCCGAGTCCTGCGACCAACTCGTCCTCGTCGGCGGGATCTCCTACTTCCAACCGCCGACGGCCGACGCCTACCGCCAGCGCGCCGACCTCGTGGAGAAGGACGGGCTCGACCCGCTCGTGGACGCCTGGCTCGACGGGGCCGTCTCGCCGCAGAGCCACGCCACACACAGCGGCATGGTGGGCCTCCTGCGGGAACAGTTCCTGCGCAACGAGCCGCAGAGCTACGCCAAGTCGTGTCGCGCCCTCGCCGACGCCCCCAAGATCCGCCGCGACGAGATCGGGCAACCGACCCTGATCGTCACCGGCGCTCACGACCGCTCCACGCCGCTGGCGATGGCCGAGGAGCTCAAGTCGTCGATCCCCGTCAGCCGCGTCAAGGTGCTGCCCGACGTCGGGCACTGGTCACCGGTCGAGTCCCCCGGCGCCGTCGCCGCCGCCATCCTCGAGTTCCTCACGTAA
- a CDS encoding SRPBCC family protein, whose protein sequence is MRLEVTQLVAATPEQVWAVLTTWERQPQWMLDARAVEVLTPQREGLGVTVRCPTNLLGATVQDVMRVTGWDVPRRLEVTHLGSIITGSGAFELESDDAGTHVTWWEEITPPFGRLGEFGASRLALPVLRRIFGRSLANLAALVERDVASGRV, encoded by the coding sequence GTGCGGCTCGAGGTGACCCAGCTGGTGGCGGCGACGCCGGAGCAGGTGTGGGCGGTGCTGACCACTTGGGAGCGGCAGCCGCAGTGGATGCTCGACGCCCGGGCGGTCGAGGTGCTCACGCCACAGCGCGAGGGCCTCGGCGTGACGGTGCGGTGTCCGACCAACCTGCTCGGCGCGACCGTGCAGGACGTGATGCGCGTCACCGGCTGGGATGTGCCTCGCCGTCTCGAGGTGACCCACCTCGGGTCGATCATCACGGGATCGGGAGCGTTCGAGCTCGAATCCGACGATGCCGGCACGCACGTGACGTGGTGGGAGGAGATCACCCCGCCGTTCGGGCGGCTGGGGGAGTTCGGCGCGTCACGCCTCGCCCTGCCCGTGCTGCGCCGGATCTTCGGTCGCAGCCTCGCCAACCTGGCCGCCCTGGTCGAACGCGACGTCGCGTCCGGGCGCGTCTGA
- a CDS encoding thioesterase family protein, translated as MRVGPPRGATATLEVTVTPDMAASFDGEQVHPVYGTAALVGHMEQVARSMLVPHLEPGEEGVGAGLDVVHRAPVPIGETVVLTATVATVGPTKLVCEVLVRHGAAIVARGSVEQRVVELDAFRADVAARRSRPQAAV; from the coding sequence ATGCGAGTCGGACCCCCGCGCGGCGCCACGGCCACCCTCGAGGTGACCGTGACCCCGGACATGGCCGCGAGTTTCGACGGGGAACAGGTCCACCCGGTCTACGGCACCGCGGCCCTCGTCGGCCACATGGAGCAGGTGGCGCGCTCGATGCTCGTGCCCCACCTCGAACCCGGCGAGGAGGGCGTCGGCGCCGGACTCGACGTCGTCCACCGCGCACCCGTGCCGATCGGCGAGACCGTCGTGCTCACCGCGACGGTCGCGACCGTCGGCCCGACCAAGCTCGTCTGCGAGGTGCTGGTGCGACACGGCGCCGCGATCGTCGCGCGCGGGTCCGTGGAGCAGCGCGTCGTCGAACTCGACGCGTTCCGCGCCGACGTCGCGGCCCGACGCTCGCGGCCCCAGGCGGCCGTCTGA